The following coding sequences are from one Carassius auratus strain Wakin chromosome 15, ASM336829v1, whole genome shotgun sequence window:
- the LOC113115354 gene encoding transmembrane 4 L6 family member 1: protein MCTGHCSRSVGMALIPTAIVCMLANTLLLFPDLKYQYLSDNHVTREATWCSGIWASGLLVLVAARGFTTHNEKNGCCYFTTEVLRKLGYTCLAILAAGLCFVVSGTGLALGPLCLHNSTEGLKWGRPLKQVKTREQLYLFAPERWPSACVEPRHVVVWNMAFLSVLMAASGLQLILCVLHLLTALLEFMCRPSFCKNKVVPA from the exons ATGTGCACCGGTCACTGCTCCAGGTCTGTGGGAATGGCTCTGATCCCCACAGCCATCGTCTGCATGCTGGCAAATACACTGCTGCTGTTTCCTGACCTGAAGTATCAGTACCTGTCTGACAATCATGTGACCAGAGAGGCCACGTGGTGCTCTGGGATCTGGGCATCAGGGCTTCTG GTGCTTGTGGCCGCGCGAGGTTTTACAACACACAACGAAAAGAACGGATGCTGTTATTTTACTACCGAG gttTTGCGTAAGTTAGGCTACACATGTTTGGCTATTCTGGCAGCTGGCTTGTGTTTCGTGGTGAGCGGGACAGGGCTGGCGCTGGGACCCCTCTGTTTACACAACAGCACTGAAGGCCTAAAGTGGGGACGCCCATTGAAACAAGTCAAAACTAG AGAGCAGCTTTACCTCTTTGCTCCGGAGCGGTGGCCGTCTGCCTGTGTGGAGCCTCGACATGTTGTGGTCTGGAATATGGCTTTTTTATCTGTCCTCATGGCAGcgagtggccttcagctcattctCTGCGTTCTTCATCTCCTCACCGCCTTACTGGAGTTCATGTGCAGACCCAGCTTCTGCAAGAATAAG gtTGTTCCTGCTTGA